The nucleotide sequence GTAGCGGTTATCCAGTTTGACCCCTAAAACCAGCTCTTCCCGAGCTTTCAGATCCTCTGCGGCTGTGGCCAGAGAGACAAAGGCCCACCCCAGATCATAATCAAGGTACCCCGTCCGGAAGATGCCCCGTATCTCCAGGGCCTCTTCAGCAGGCCGAAGTCCGCCCCCGGGAATATGAGTCACCGCCAGCGTGTCCCCCAGGCGAACGCCCAGACTTCGCGCCAGTTGCTGACCGACAACAACGCCTCCCCGGGATCGGAGGTCGAAATCTCCCTCAACTATTTTCAGTTGATCCGCCGCTCCGGGATCCTGCTGGAGCCAGTCGGGAGGAACCGCCCGAATCACCGCCCCCCGAGGCTCGGCCCAATAGCCGCGCACCAGAGTTTGCAACTCCGCCGAGACCGTCACGGAGCGGACCCCCCGCAAGGGGCGAAGGAGATCGGCCACCTCTTCGGCCCGATCAGGGGAATCTGCCGAGTAGGGCGTATACAGCCGCAGATGAGACGAGTTCACCTCAAGAATGTTCTCTATCATTCCCATCTGGAAGCCGTTCATCACCGCCAGAACCGCCACCAGGGTGGTGACCCCTGCGGCAATACCCAAGATGGAGAAAAGTCCGGCCCCGCCACCGCGGGATCGTCGGGCCACCAGGAGGCGTCGCGAGACAAACACAATCCAGCCGAGTCCCTTCATGGCCATTCTACTCCTCACCCGCATCTTCCACCGAAGGTCTCTCGGTGCGGACCACCGAGCCATCCAGAAATATTTCTCGCTTGATCAAGGTATCATTGGAGAACCATGAACGGAAGAGCTTCTCTCCCTGACGAAAGCGGGTAATCCGGCGCTCCCCCTCACCCATGAGCTCTTCCTGCTCCACCAGATCATCTCCACGCCAGAGTTCCCGCACCACTTCGCCAGGGCGGAGCGGGTAAAACTGCTCTCGCTCCACCTCGCGGCGCGTCTCGGTTATGCGCTGGGCCACGGAACCCAGATGGTTCAACTCTATCTGCACAAGCCGCACCCGGCGTCCCTCGCTCCGGGTTTCCTCCCTCACAAGATGACCATCCTGATAGCGGCGGAGAATTTCCTGATCCCCCCGGACCTGACGGGATGCCACCAGACGCCCCTCCTCGTAGGTGTACCAGGTATCCTCACGAAGCTCTCCTGGCACCTCCCGTCGCATATGGAGCGGCAAACCATGACCGTCATAGGCGATCTCACGAACCCCCAGGGCACCCCGGATCGATTCGAACCCCGGCGCGTCGGGCGCTGCAAAGCGGATCGAGACGCACGCCCCGGCGTTGTCGCAGCGCCGCACTTCCCGCAAAGTCCCCCCTGGCCGGTATCGCAGAAGCTCTTCCCGAACCATCTCTCCCTGGTAGTACACGAGGCGCCGCTCAAGCCCGCCAGAGGTCGCCTCGGGGAGGCTCACCTTCAAGGACCATCCCTCTCCCGGAGGGAGAACGTCAAAATCCTCCGTATCAAGGGGCCGAAGCTGCTCACCGTCGGAGTTCGAATAAAACCACCGGGGCTCTCCGGCCCCGGTGCTGGCCGGATACCCCAGGCCAAAGATCCCCAGGAAGACCACCATCCCCAGGACCACACCACAGGAAGGGCCGGCCCCGGAACGGCATGGTTCAGGGCGCCAGAAGGTCGTCCACATAGGCATCAGGAGAGAAACGATGCAAATCCTGATAGGTCTCACCGGTGCCCACCCAGCCACAGCGTAATCCCAACGAGCGCTGGAGGGGAACCAGAACCCCGCCCCGGGCCGCCGAGTCATACTTGGAGAGGAGAACCGCGTCAACCCCCACAGCCTCGTGGAAAAGCTCGGCCTGGCGGAGAGCGTTCTGCCCGGTTGTTCCATCTATCACCAGAACTTTTCGGTACACCGCCTCGTCACCGGTGAGTTTTCGGATAATACCGTGGATTTTTTCAAGCTCCCGCACCAGATCGGCCCGATTGTGCATCCGTCCCGCCGTATCGGCCAAAACCAGCCGCTCCCCCCGGGACTGGGCGCTGGTGATTGCGTCGTGAATCACCGCTCCCGCATCAGAACCGGTACCCTGGCGGACGATTCTCACACCCAGACGCTCTGCGTGAAGAGAGAGTTGCTCCACTGCAGCAGCCCTGAAAGTATCTCCCGCAGCCAGAAGCATCCCTGTCTGCGGCCATTCGCGCTGATACCAGTGGGCAAACTTGGCCAGGTTGGTTGTTTTCCCCACACCGTTGACCCCCAGGAAGAGGACCACGTTCAGGCGCTGTGGATCCAGATCAAGCTCTGCCGGTGCAAGCCCTTCAAGAAGCAGTTCCCTCAGCCCCTGAAGAATTCCCTCTCGATCCCGGGATCGCCGGGACACCCGCAACTGGTCAACCAGTTCCACCGTTACAGACGCCCCCAGATCCGCCTCGATCAGGAGATCTTCCAACTCCTCGTAGAAGTCGTCTTCTTCCTTCCCTCCCAGAGAGAAAAGCTCCCGCAGGCGAGCCCCAAATCGTTTTTTTCCTGCCATTCTGCGCAACCTGTTCCGTTTCCTCTTGTTTTTTTCCCGGTCCCCGCGTGGGAGGGATCCAGAGACATCTCCCCGGGCTGTGTCACCTCGGAGTCTATCGGTCGTGGTACTCCTGAGAGACCCGAATATACCGGCTGAGTCTCCATAGCATATTCCCAAAGAGGGTAACACTCAAGCCGACACTCACATAATACCCCGCAAGAATTGCATCGGATCGATCCTGATAGTGTTGTTGTTCGCTTCGGGAGAGATCGGACCGGGCGACCCCTCCGGGGAAAAGCCCTCCCAGGTCATCGTACAGGCCGTTTAGAATGATAGGCACACTCAAGGAGAGCGCGAACGCTCCAAAGGAGCGATAAAAACTGTCTCTCGAGTCCGTGACCGCTCCGGCCCAGTCACGATCGATGGGCGTCAGCTCCCGTCTGTACAGGCGATCGCCCTCGGGAGAGACCTGAAGACGGCTATCGTAATAACCATTCCGGCGCAACAAAAACTCCCTTTTCACCCCGGGAAGGGCTATGTCCAGAGGGGTAACCCCGCGCCAGAGAGCCCCCTCGTAGACTTGAGCCCCCGGAGGGTCAGTCTCGATCCGGAAAATCCGGGGTTGAACCGGAGGAAGCTCCACCACCAGAGAGCGGAACTCTCCCTTCTCAAGGACCAGGGCAGCCTCGGCCCGGCGACCATCGGCGGCCAGCACCGAAACCGAGTAGGGCCCCGGCAAGAGAAAACGCTCCCGGGCGATACCCGCGCCAGCCAGACTTCCGTTTATCTTGATCCGGGCGTCCTCGGGAACACCCTGCTGATCAGTCTCCCCAAGGGAATCCTGGACCCGTACCTCAAGAGAGGCCAGGGACACCCCCGTTACCTCGCGAACCAGCTCTGCCGAAGACCGTTCCAGCATTCCGGCGATCTCTCGTCCCCGGCCAACCACCCGCAGGACCTGCCGCTCCCGGTTTTCCACCTTGTGAAAGGCCCTCACCGTCAAAATCAGCGTTTCCTCAGGATCATCCCCCAGAATATCCAGACCCACGATAAAAACAATATCAGTCTTCATCTCTTCTGCCAAAACCCCGGGGCTGCGCAGGGCCTGACTGTACCGGGGGGAGACCTGACTCATCTGCAAGGGGACGCGCCTCGGGGGAAGGACTTCTTCAGGATCGATACCTCGCACCGTCTTCAATTCTTTCTGGAGATCTGCGTAACGAGAATCATTCTCGTACGGTTCAAATCTCCCCGCCTGCGCCCCCGACTCCAGGCGTTGCCGATCCAGACGATGTCGCCGCTCCTCCAAAGACTGCACGAGCCGGTGTTCCTCTTTTCGCAGCCGATCTTCGGCCCAGCGAAGACGTTCTTCCCTGGAAAGATGCCGTTCCGGGGCATCGCCGATCGCCTCCTGGATCACCCGCAGGTACGATCCAAGAACGGTCCGGTCCATCTCCGCCCCCCGGGGAATCTCGACAGCCCCCACAGCAAAGGTCCAAGCCAGATCCTCCGGCAGGAGCCGGTTCGCAAGCTCCCGGCGCAACACCTGGTCATTTTCTCCCCGCCCTGAAGCGCGGAGCTCCGTCCCGTACCCCCCCAGCCACAAGAGCAGGAGAGCCAGGACAAAAAGAAGCCCCGGGGAGAAGGCTCCCTCGGGATTAATCCAGGGCCTGACCGGCCTGAAACTTGAGGAATGCCTCGATAAACTGATCAAGATCACCATCCATAACGGCCTGAACGTTCCCCGTCTCTACCGAGGTCCGAAGATCCTTCACCATGGTATAGGGCTGGAAAACGTAGGACCTGATCTGATTCCCCCAGGAAATATCTTTTTTCTCTATCGCCTTGGCGGCCTGCTCCGCCTCCTGCTGTTGCCGGTAATACTCATAGAGGCGGCTTTTGAGCATCGTCGTTGCCATGGCCCGGTTTTTATGCTGACTTCGCTCGTTCTGGCATTGCACAACAATTCCTGTAGGGTTATGGGTCATGCGGACAGCCGAGTCTGTTTTATTTACATGCTGTCCTCCGGCACCACTGGCACGGTAGGTATCGACCCGCACATCCTCCATCTTCAGATCCACGTCAATGGTGTCGTCGATCACCGGCGAAACATAGACCGAGGCAAAGGATGTGTGCCGACGGCCGCTGGAATCGTAGGGGGAGATGCGAACCAGGCGATGGACACCTGCTTCGGCCTTCAGGTATCCAAAGGCGTAGTCGCCCTTCACCTCCAGAGTCACCGATTTGATGCCTCCCTCGGCCTCGAGCAAATCCACCACCTCCACCTGCATGGAGTGATCATCAATCCACCGCCGGTACATCCGGTAGAGCATGCTTACCCAGTCGCAGGCCTCGGTTCCCCCGGCCCCGCTGTGTATCGTGAGAAAAGCACCCGCCGCATCGGCGTCATCGCTCAGGAGTTGTTTGAGCTGGAGTGAATCGTACCGCCGCTGTTGATCTTTCAGAGCCTGGCGAATCTCCTCCTCCTGGGAGTCATCGCCCTCTTCCATGGCCAGCTCCAGGAGCGCCTCGGTGTCCTCAACCTCAGCAATCAGTTCTTCCCAGGGTTCGATCATCTGCCGCAGACGCTTGATCTCGGTCATGGTCCGTTCGGCTCTCTCCCGGTCATTCCAGAAATCGGGATCACCCGTGACAAGTTCTTTTTCTGCTATCTGGGCTCGCACTGCATCGGGGTCAAAGATACCTCCAGGTGGAGCGGACGTTCTGCTTCAGGGTCTCCAGGGGTTGTCTCATATCTTGTAGCATGGTGGTGATCCTCCTAAAATGATTCGCAAAGGTAACACGCTCCGGCGGTTCCTGTCACCGCAGGAGCGTTGGTCACAGGATGTTCTGATAAATCCCGATGAAAAAACAGGCGCTCCCGCCCATAACAAAGAGATGCCAAATAGCATGGTAAAACGGAATCATCTTGAGGCCATAGACGATTGTCCCCGCTGAGTAGGTAATACCTCCGGCAATTGCCCAGTGCACAAGCCCCGGAGGAACAGCTTCACGAAGGGTCTCCCAGACCAGCAGAATGATCCAGCCCATGCCAAGGTAGAAGAGGACATGGAGAAACCCATAGCGCCCCCAGAAGAAAATCGTGAAAAAGAAACCCGCTGCAGCGAGCCCCCAAACGGTAAACAGGACAACCCTCGCTTCGGAAGTCCCCAGATACACCATAATCGGGGTATAGGTTCCGGCGATAAGAACATAGATGGTGGTATGATCCATGATCCGCATCACCCGCTTGACCACGGGCCCGGAAACCAGGTGATACATTCCGCTGGAAAAGTAGAGCAGAATCATGGACAGCCCGAAGACGAGCCCTGCTGCCAGCAGAGAGGGGTTGTCTCCCGTCGCCACCTTGATGAGAATTGCCGAGAGCGCTACCAGGCTCAAGCCGCCTCCCAGAAGATGAGTCAAGCCGTTCAGAAGCTCCTCTTTCTCGTCGTCGTGATCATGAAGCGTTATGTGGTTCAAAAACCACTGATAAAAGGAAGTGTATCTACTCATAGCTGGATCATTCGATATATCGGGGTTTTGGTCAATGAACGGCCCGTCGGGGATTTGACACAGCAATAGTCTCTCCTGACAGGATTCCCTGGCAGGGAACCCCACAAGCCGCCCCGGCAAAGCGGCTGCATGGGAGGGGACGCAAAAAAGCCGTCCTGCGTAAACGCAGGACGGCTCCCCCTTTTTTTGCAAAACCTGATCAGATCAATGATCTTCCCAGTCCATTGCCTTGGTAACAGCCTTCTGCCAGCCCTTGTAGAGCTTGTCGCGTTCGGCCTTGTCGATGGAGGGATCAAACTTCCGGTCCAGCACAAAAGCTGTTGCCAGATCACCCTTGTTCTTCCAGAATCCCGAAGCGAGACCGGCGAGGAACGCAGAACCACGAGCAGTGGTCTCAACAATCTTCGGCCGAAGAACGGGAACACCGATGATGTCCGCCTGGAACTGCATCAGGAAGTTGTTCATGGAAGCACCACCGTCAACCTTGAGCTCCTTGTTCTCGATACCGGAGTCTTTCTCCATGCAATCGATAACGTCGCGGGTCTGATAGGCGATGGATTCCAGGGTGGCGCGCACGATGTGATCGCGGTTTGCCCCACGGGTAAGTCCCACAATTGCGGCCCGAGCGTACTGATCCCAGTAGGGAGCACCAAGACCGACAAAGGCGGGTACCATGTATACACCATTGGTGTCATTCACCTTGGAGGCGAAGTAGTTTGTGTCAGCCGCATCAGCAACGATCTTGAGTTCGTCCCGCAACCACTGTACAGCAGCACCGGTCACGAAGATCGCGCCTTCCAGAGCGTACTCAACCTTGCCGTCCAGACCCCAAGCGATGGTGGTCAGAAGACCGGTGTTGGAGGGAACCCGCTTTGTTCCGGTATTCAGAAGAACAAAGGAACCGGTTCCATAGGTGTTCTTGGCCATACCAACTTCGAAACAGGCCTGTCCAAAGAGGGCACCCTGCTGGTCACCGATCGCTGCGGCTACAGGAATCTTTGCTCCACCGAAGGTTTTTTCGTCGGTGTGTCCATAGATCTCGCTGGAGGGGCGAACTTCGGGAAGCATGGAAGCGGGCACGCCCAGCTCCTTCATCATCTTTTCGTCCCACTTGAGGTCTTTGATGTTGAAAAGCATCGTTCGGGATGCGTTGGAATAGTCGGTAACGTGAACCTTTCCTCCAGTGAGCTTCCAGATCAGCCAGCTGTCAACGGTTCCCATGAGGAGTTCGCCAGCATCTGCTTTTGCACGGGCTCCCGGAACGTTGTCGAGAATCCACTTCACTTTGGTTCCGGAGAAATATGCGTCAATAACCAGACCGGTGTTTTCCTTGACGTAGGACTCCAGGCCCTTCTTCTTCATTTCGTCACAGATACCGGCGGTACGGCGATCCTGCCAGACGATACCGTTCATGACGGGCTTGCCAGTGCTCTTCTCCCAGACGATGGTGGTCTCTCGCTGGTTGGTGATACCAATCGCGGAAACTTCATCGGGCTTTGCTCCAGCCTTCTCGATCACCTGACGGGCGACACCACTCTGGGTTGCCCAGATGTCCATCGGATCGTGCTCAACCCAGCCCGGCTTGGGATAGATCTGGGGGAACTCTTGCTGAGCAACAGCCACGATGTCGCCGCCGTGATCGAACAGGATCGCACGACTACTGGTCGTCCCGGCGTCGAACGCCATCACATACTTTGCTGCCATAAAAAAACCTCCGTTTTTGTTTCTCCCTGGAACTTACTACTCAACAACACATATCCACGACGAAAACTTTTCCAGGCAAGCCTCCGCCGTTTATCACCGACTGCGGCGATAAACCCATAATTTTTGATGGATTACTATTAATATCGTCCAAGACAACCCGTAGAAGCAAAGATACTCGAAGCAGAAAATCAAATGTCGGTAAAGGACCGACAAATAAAAAAAACTCCACTACGAAAATATCCTTGTTACGGTGTTACATCTTTTTTTGACGTTTGTAACCCGACCTACAGTGATGCTACACCCACTCCGGACAGCCGTCAACCAAAACTTTTTCAAATGTGCACCCTTCCAAAAACCTCCGACATCCTCTTCTGTTGCACCTTCGGCACATAAACCGTTTTATCTTCTCTCATATTGTGAACCATTGTAACTTTTTTCTTGACAGACGTTCAGACCGGGTCTACTCTGTTTGCAAGAAGTTACACTCCCATTACAGGAATATGAGGTGAATGAGGTGAGCCAGCAAAAGTACGATGTTGTTATCGTCGGAGCAGGGATCGTGGGGTGCATGATCGCACGAGAACTGTCCCGCTACAAGTTGTCCGTGGCCGTGGTCGAGCGGGATTCGGACGTAGGAATGGGCCAGAGCACGGCCAACAGCGCAATTATCCACTCCGGGCACGATCCGGCTCCGGGCTCGCTGAAGGCTCTGCTCAACGTCCGGGGCAACGAGCTCTGGCATCAGATTGCCCCCGAGCTGGATATCCCCCTGGACAAGACAGGAGCCCTGATCGTTGCTGTGGGCCCCGAAGAGCAGGCAGGGTTGCGGCCTCTCTACGAGCGGGGTAAAGAAAACGGGGTAAAAGGTCTCGAGATTCTTGGCAGAGAGCAAGTTCTGGAGATGGAGCCTCACCTTACCCCCGACGTTACGGGTGCACTTTCCACACCCACCGCCGGTGTGGTTGACCCCTTTCAGGGTGTGTTAGGTGCCGCCGAAAACGCCGCGATCAACGGGGTCACCTTTATCTTCGACGCTGAAGTACGCGGCATGATCGTAGAAAACGGTACGCTCACGGGAATCGAGACCACCAAAGGCACAATTGAAGCACAATGGTTCATCAACTCTGCCGGCGTTCACAGCGATGAACTCATGCACATGGTGGGAGATCACCCGGAGTTCGAGATCACCGCCCGCCGGGGTGAATACTTTGTTTTTGACGATTCGGCCTTCACCATCAGCAGCGTCCTCTTTCCCATGCCCAGCGAGAAGGGCAAGGGCATTCTGGTTACAACAACAACTCACGGGAACGCCATGGTGGGCCCCAACTCGGACCCCATTGAGGACAAGGAAGATCGGTCGGTCACCAAAGAGGGAATGAACTCCATCCTCTCCGGCGCCCACCGTCTGGTACCGGCAGTCTCCCCCCGGGATGTGATTGCCACTTTCGCAGGGCTGCGAGCCACGGGAAACCACGCCCCCGACGGCAAAAACAAGGACTTCCTGATTGAAGTTTCTTCCACCGTAGAGGGGTTGGTAAATCTGGCAGGCATTGAATCTCCCGGCTACGTCTCTTCGCCGGCTATCGCCGAATACGTGGCGGAGCTTCTGCGGGATGCCGGTCTCAAGCTGGAAGAGAAAGCAGACTGGCAAGCCAGGCGGAGCCGCATTCCCCGTTTTCGGGATCTCTCCCACGCAGAGCGGGCCGCCCTGGTCGCGAAGAACCCCGCCTACGGCCGCATTGTCTGCCGTTGCGAAGAGGTAACAGAGGGCGAGATCATCGATGCGATCCATTCGCCCATCCCTGCCACATCCTACGACGCTATCAAGCGCCGCACCTGGCTGGGCACGGGCCGTTGCCAGGGTAGCTTTGACTATCCCCGGACGATGGAGATCCTTGCACGGGAACTCAATGTGTCCATGACAGAGATCACCAAGAAGGGACCGGGTTCGGTGTTCCTGTACCGCCAGACAAAAGAGGAAGTAATCTGATGCAGCCAAACACAACCTACGACGTCATTGTCATCGGCGGCGGCCCTGCGGGAATGTCCGCCGCGATCAAGGCCTACGAGGCCTGCAAGGGAAAGGTTCTGCTTATCGAGCGGAACGATAGCCTGGGAGGAATTCTCCCCCAGTGTATCCATAACGGCTTTGGAGCGGTCAACTTTGGCAACGACCTGCCCGGACCGGAGTACGCCTACCGGTACGAGGTGGAATTGCGAAAGCTTCCCGTGGACATTCTTCTGGACACGATCGTGGTAGATCTCACAGCAGATCACCAGGTCTACGCCATGAACAGCACCGACGGCTACCTCCATTACAAAGCCAAGGCGATCGTCCTGGCCATGGGATGCCGTGAACGGACCCGGGCGCAGATCCGCCTTCCCGGAACCCGGTCCGCCGGCATATTTACTGCAGGAACGGTACAGCGCCTGGTGAACATCGAGGGATATATGCCAGGAAACGAGGTGGTGATCCTGGGAAGTGGAGACATCGGGATGATCATGGCCCGGCGCATGTCCATTGAAGGCGCCAAGGTCCACGCTGTTCTGGAACTCCTGCCCTACCTGACAGGTCTGCGACGGAACTACGTCCAGTGCCTCCAGGACTACGGCATCCCCCTTCACCTGAGCACTACGGTCAACAAGATCTACGGGGAC is from Alkalispirochaeta americana and encodes:
- a CDS encoding ABC transporter permease; translation: MKGLGWIVFVSRRLLVARRSRGGGAGLFSILGIAAGVTTLVAVLAVMNGFQMGMIENILEVNSSHLRLYTPYSADSPDRAEEVADLLRPLRGVRSVTVSAELQTLVRGYWAEPRGAVIRAVPPDWLQQDPGAADQLKIVEGDFDLRSRGGVVVGQQLARSLGVRLGDTLAVTHIPGGGLRPAEEALEIRGIFRTGYLDYDLGWAFVSLATAAEDLKAREELVLGVKLDNRYGDQAAAELISRKVGPGYPLVSWRVFNRGIFGALRAEKGMMTLLISLIFLVVSGNIYQLLRRSILERSEDIAILRALGAPDRSVRSVFILEGWMIGVVGSALGLLGGLFLALNVNEIFAALETLSGFFLQRGARIFSPSHFYIQEVPVRIFPEELFLVCLGATGVSVFSAMMAVRAVAEYRPMELLRSR
- the ftsY gene encoding signal recognition particle-docking protein FtsY, which encodes MAGKKRFGARLRELFSLGGKEEDDFYEELEDLLIEADLGASVTVELVDQLRVSRRSRDREGILQGLRELLLEGLAPAELDLDPQRLNVVLFLGVNGVGKTTNLAKFAHWYQREWPQTGMLLAAGDTFRAAAVEQLSLHAERLGVRIVRQGTGSDAGAVIHDAITSAQSRGERLVLADTAGRMHNRADLVRELEKIHGIIRKLTGDEAVYRKVLVIDGTTGQNALRQAELFHEAVGVDAVLLSKYDSAARGGVLVPLQRSLGLRCGWVGTGETYQDLHRFSPDAYVDDLLAP
- the prfB gene encoding peptide chain release factor 2 (programmed frameshift); the encoded protein is MLQDMRQPLETLKQNVRSTWGIFDPDAVRAQIAEKELVTGDPDFWNDRERAERTMTEIKRLRQMIEPWEELIAEVEDTEALLELAMEEGDDSQEEEIRQALKDQQRRYDSLQLKQLLSDDADAAGAFLTIHSGAGGTEACDWVSMLYRMYRRWIDDHSMQVEVVDLLEAEGGIKSVTLEVKGDYAFGYLKAEAGVHRLVRISPYDSSGRRHTSFASVYVSPVIDDTIDVDLKMEDVRVDTYRASGAGGQHVNKTDSAVRMTHNPTGIVVQCQNERSQHKNRAMATTMLKSRLYEYYRQQQEAEQAAKAIEKKDISWGNQIRSYVFQPYTMVKDLRTSVETGNVQAVMDGDLDQFIEAFLKFQAGQALD
- the trhA gene encoding PAQR family membrane homeostasis protein TrhA, whose protein sequence is MSRYTSFYQWFLNHITLHDHDDEKEELLNGLTHLLGGGLSLVALSAILIKVATGDNPSLLAAGLVFGLSMILLYFSSGMYHLVSGPVVKRVMRIMDHTTIYVLIAGTYTPIMVYLGTSEARVVLFTVWGLAAAGFFFTIFFWGRYGFLHVLFYLGMGWIILLVWETLREAVPPGLVHWAIAGGITYSAGTIVYGLKMIPFYHAIWHLFVMGGSACFFIGIYQNIL
- the glpK gene encoding glycerol kinase GlpK, which produces MAAKYVMAFDAGTTSSRAILFDHGGDIVAVAQQEFPQIYPKPGWVEHDPMDIWATQSGVARQVIEKAGAKPDEVSAIGITNQRETTIVWEKSTGKPVMNGIVWQDRRTAGICDEMKKKGLESYVKENTGLVIDAYFSGTKVKWILDNVPGARAKADAGELLMGTVDSWLIWKLTGGKVHVTDYSNASRTMLFNIKDLKWDEKMMKELGVPASMLPEVRPSSEIYGHTDEKTFGGAKIPVAAAIGDQQGALFGQACFEVGMAKNTYGTGSFVLLNTGTKRVPSNTGLLTTIAWGLDGKVEYALEGAIFVTGAAVQWLRDELKIVADAADTNYFASKVNDTNGVYMVPAFVGLGAPYWDQYARAAIVGLTRGANRDHIVRATLESIAYQTRDVIDCMEKDSGIENKELKVDGGASMNNFLMQFQADIIGVPVLRPKIVETTARGSAFLAGLASGFWKNKGDLATAFVLDRKFDPSIDKAERDKLYKGWQKAVTKAMDWEDH
- a CDS encoding NAD(P)/FAD-dependent oxidoreductase, giving the protein MSQQKYDVVIVGAGIVGCMIARELSRYKLSVAVVERDSDVGMGQSTANSAIIHSGHDPAPGSLKALLNVRGNELWHQIAPELDIPLDKTGALIVAVGPEEQAGLRPLYERGKENGVKGLEILGREQVLEMEPHLTPDVTGALSTPTAGVVDPFQGVLGAAENAAINGVTFIFDAEVRGMIVENGTLTGIETTKGTIEAQWFINSAGVHSDELMHMVGDHPEFEITARRGEYFVFDDSAFTISSVLFPMPSEKGKGILVTTTTHGNAMVGPNSDPIEDKEDRSVTKEGMNSILSGAHRLVPAVSPRDVIATFAGLRATGNHAPDGKNKDFLIEVSSTVEGLVNLAGIESPGYVSSPAIAEYVAELLRDAGLKLEEKADWQARRSRIPRFRDLSHAERAALVAKNPAYGRIVCRCEEVTEGEIIDAIHSPIPATSYDAIKRRTWLGTGRCQGSFDYPRTMEILARELNVSMTEITKKGPGSVFLYRQTKEEVI
- a CDS encoding NAD(P)/FAD-dependent oxidoreductase; translation: MQPNTTYDVIVIGGGPAGMSAAIKAYEACKGKVLLIERNDSLGGILPQCIHNGFGAVNFGNDLPGPEYAYRYEVELRKLPVDILLDTIVVDLTADHQVYAMNSTDGYLHYKAKAIVLAMGCRERTRAQIRLPGTRSAGIFTAGTVQRLVNIEGYMPGNEVVILGSGDIGMIMARRMSIEGAKVHAVLELLPYLTGLRRNYVQCLQDYGIPLHLSTTVNKIYGDKRVEGIETVKVDENLQAVPGTEEFIKCDTLLLSVGLIPENELSRKAGVQMDPRTNGPIVDSDMATNVPGIYAAGNVTAIYDLADYVSKAGEVAGQSAAKYAESAARRDIKEHRTIRLKPGANIGSIIPQEVFLEQNQEHEVLLTMRPNSLMERMVKVELTAGDETVVSFREQYARPAEMIVHKLKAKDFEKLLSTDATELVASIS